cagtcaccctcgaagcattgttacccatcactccacaaaagccgcggcggcccttgcagagcaaggggaactactacttcaaggtctcagagcaagtgacgtaaccgattgaaacgctatttagcgcgcaccgctaactaagctagtcgtttcacatccgttacatatatagccatgttattgtctactccctgtatataaccatgttattttctactcttaTTTATTTGATAttaactgtgtatttattcctcatgtgactgttttttttttttttaagtcatcTTATTTTTAACTCTGCCTTGTTGtaaaaggacccgtaagtaagcatttcactgttagtctacacctgttgtctacaaagcatttcactgttagtctacacctgttgtctacaaAGCATTTCAccgttagtctacacctgttgtctacaaagcatttcactgttagtctacacctgttgtctacaaAGCATTTCAccgttagtctacacctgttgtctacaaaacatttcactgttagtctacacctgttgtctacaaAGCATTTCACCgttagtctacatctgttgtctacaaaacatttcactgttagtctacacctgttgtttaccaatcatttcactgttagtctacacctgttgtttaccaatcatttcactgttagtctacacctgttgtctacaaagcatgtgacatataacatttgatttgattgacttgATTTGATCTATTTAGTGGGCTACCTAACAGTAGCCTATAAATACAATAATTAATTCAATTTGAATTTGTATAACACTAAATATGCAATTATCCTTCCTTCTTTCCCTGGGGACTATCCAACTATCTGAAGGAAATATAACACAgattcctccctctatcattaaTTAGCTGTTTCGTCACAGAGACGTGTTAATTATGTTGCTGTCCCTCTGTCATGGCTGACCCAGTGGATTATGTCCTGCTATATCCTGttaagagaaggaaggggagcaccatcctcctcagtgaatttcattttttttaaatgtgaaaagttttttttttaaagagagagagagagaaagaaagataatagtttaacagttttgtACAAATTCATTTATTCAAAACTGAAGGAGAAGCGAGAGCGGGCGAGAGAGACCTAGCTATATTTTCTTCACTTTCTCTTAGCCaccgaatgcagctagctagtttagcctactcaaacacccggctcaaacagagagggatgctatgttagctagctggctatggctatccaacagagagggatgctatgttagctagctggctatggttacccaacagagagggatgctatgttagctagctggctatggttaCCCAaaagagagggatgctatgttagctagctggctatggctatccaacactggaacacttccaagtcaaggtaagcttttggtttgattaatttattgccaccagggCCCGCCATTGTAACTGCTAAAACTGCTTTCTGACTGTACACtctactgcatgattgtagcaggtttaccaACCCTTTAGTTATAGTAGCCATAATACCTATGACATttgctaatatggtgacaatgatgtaggctctGTGGAGTGGTTAGTGgctatgatatgaaggtttggcttggaaaggttttgtGTTGTGCGCTGAAGTCAACAAGCGAAGCGAAAAGGTGAAAGGACGAGAGTGCGTAGaagcgagaaggaattatacaacaagcaaagtgatcatgctgtttgtatgtggctgctatgaaagtgaagtgagtttgcgtgtgatcaggggtgtattcattccaccaattctgttgaaaaagaTTTCTGAAACGGAAGCAAAACAGAACGAATCAGGGAttaacatacctgaatttgtccaatagaaactctcgttcacaactgttggactaatgaatacaccctagatcagctagatgcaggcaaaagTGTGCAAAAcgttattgaatgtgtcactgtttgGCACCTTGATTACTAAAAAATGTATCTCGAcctgtatctatgtatctatgtatctcgacctgtatctgtatctatgtatctatgtatctatgtatctatgtatctatgtatctatgtatctacgTATCTATGTATCTCGAcctgtatctatgtatctatatatctatgtatctatgtatctcaacctgtgtctatgtatctatgtatctcgacctgtgtctatgtatctatgtatctatgtatctatatatctatgtatctcgacctgtatctatgtatctatgtatctatgtatctatgtatctatgtatctcgacctgtgtctatgtatctatgtatctacctgtgtctatgtatctatgtgtatctatgtatctatgtatctatgtatctatgtatgtatctatgtatctatgtatctatgtatctatgtatctatgtatctcgacctgtatctatgtatctatgtatctcgacctgtgtctatgtatctatgtatctatgtatctcgacctgtgtctatgtatctatgtatctatgtatctatatatctatgtatctatgtatctcgacctgtatctatgtatctcgaactgtgtctatgtatctatgtatctcgacctgtgtctatgtatctatgtatctatgtatctatgtatctatgtatctcgacctgtgtctatgtatctatgtatcttgacctgtgtctatgtatctatgtatcttgacctgtgtctatgtatctatgtatcttgacctgtgtctatgtatctatgtatctcgacctgtgtctatgtatctatgtatcttgacctgtgtctatgtatctatatatctatgtatctatgtatcttgacctgtgtctatgtatctatgtatctcgacctgtgtctatgtatctatgtatctatgtatctatatatctatgtatctatgtatcttgacctgtgtctatgtatctatgtatctatgtatctatatatctatgtatctatgtatctcgacctgtgtctatgtatctatgtatctcgacctgtgtctatgtatctatgtatcttgacctgtgtctatgtatctatgtatctatatatctatgtatctatgtatcttgacctgtgtctatgtatctatgtatctatgtatctatatatctatgtatctatgtatctcgacctgtgtctatgtatctatgtatctcgacctgtgtctatgtatctatgtatctcgacctgtgtctatgtatctatgtatctatgtatctatatatctatgtatctatgtatctatgtatctcgacctgtgtctatgtatctatgtatctatgtatctcgacctgtgtctatgtatctatgtatctcgacctgtgtctatgtatctatgtatctcgacctgtgtctatgtatctatgtatctcgacctgtgtctatgtatctatgtatcttgacctgtgcacctacattgCAGCAACATGACGGAAGATTTGAGTAACATGTAGTggcctaaacctatggatgttacattgaCCTGGgtaaatggaatatgaatgacagtcatccaatatgctgtaatagaaataaggccatgctcattaaaaatgtaaaattaccctccctcatcttaaacgccACTGGTGTCAAGTATGATTTGTCATTACTATATTGGTATTTCACAGGATCTCGGTGGAATCAGAGAAGTCAGTCCCTCTAGTCTCTCACGTCAGAAAAGCTGCGGAAGAATGATGAGTAAATGCATGAATGGAACAATGAAAATAGAAAAGAAGGAAGGTTTTTAGATATGAGTAAAATCCCATATAAGGAAACAACATTATCTCTTGACAAAGAAGGAAGCCATTTTTGTTGTCGTTGTGGTCTGTGTAATGACACGAGAACGGATTTACAGAAGAACAGTGTTTACAAACACAAAGGTTATGTAGAAAAGCCTTAACTGATTTTCTCTGTGGTTTCCCACAGCAACGTGTGGCGACATGTGTTACTGTGGGGTGTTCCATGTCATTATGTATCAGAGGCTGTGTGTGGACACGCGTGTGCATGTCTGTGCgcgtgtgtccatgtgtccgtgtttataagtgtgtgtgtgtgtgtgtgtgtgtgtgtgtgtgtgtgtgtgtgtgtgtgtgtgtgtgtgtgtgtgtgtgtgtgtgtgtgtgtgtgtgtgtgtgtgtgtgtgtgtgtgtgtgtgtgtgtgtgtgtgtgtgtctgtccatgtgtccgtgtttaaaagtgtgtgtgtgtgtgtgtgtccatgtgtgtgtgtgtgtgtgtccatgtgtgtgtgtgtgtgtgtgtgtgtgtgtgtgtgtgtgtgtgtgtgtgtgtgtgtgtgtgtgtgtgtgtgtgtgtgtgtgtgtgtgtgtgtgtgtgtgtgtgtgtgtgtgtgtgtgtgtgtgtgtgtgtgtgtatgagtgagtagTACCGGTTTCGAGGGAAGTGAGGAGGCCAAGGCACCATTGACCTGGTGAGGTCGTGAGACAGCAAACATCATCATCCAATTGCATCAAGAATTACCTGCTAACAGAGGCTCACCTGGGAAACACGACTCATTAGCTTATGAATTACAGACCTAATTATCACTCGCATGTGAAAAACCACTTTGGTCTCAATGGACATGGCTGACTGGCCACCCAGGCACTAAAGTGTGACATTCCTCTATCAATTTAAGGCCTTTGAATTGGATTGTCTCCAGTCCCCATTGGACAGGCCAATCCACACACCTAGGTTGAGAGGAgccagtaagtcgctctggataagagcgtctgctaaatgacttaaatgtaaatgtaaatgtgagagGAGCCAGTAAGGGCCATGACCTGCTGTATCTCAGCAGCAACTTATCAGCTTGGACATAACATCAGCAATTAATCATGTCTGGACTGGGGTAGCTCAATGGAGGAGATGACTGGCTTTGAGTTAatttaatctgtgtgtgtgtgttcatgtgtgtgcatTTATATTCTGTAAACCATGTGCAATATCCACCTGACGTGTTTTATGCAACCGCGCTCTGACCTCTAGGCATCATCAAACAAGCTTCATCTGTGATCTCAGAGGGTCGCCCAATCACAGAGGGTTTTCACTGACCCAGAACAGCCTGAGATCATTGGATGTGTGGTGAGATTAAAAACGTATCGATCTGACCGATTCCGTTCCCTCATTCATTCTGCCCCGAGGTGACGAGGTCGCAGAGGTCTAATCAGCAGCACCCATACCGTCCTGCCATTGATTACACAGTGGTAATCACACCTAcgtaaacagacagagagaaagagagagacatatatatagacataacatgacatttgtctttattcttttggaacttgtgtaactatttcacttgctttgacaatgtaaacatatgtttcccatgccattaAAGCCCTTTGacctgaattgagagagagagagagagagagagagagagagagagagagagagagagagagagagagagagagagagagagagagagagagagagagagagacagaaagagagagagagagagagcgagacagagagcaagagagagagacagaaagagagagagagagagacagaaagagagagacagaaagagagagagacagaaagagagagagctttaTATAGTAAATGACCTTCTGGAGTTTCCCTAACAAGAATTAACCCTGGGTAATGTCTGACAGGCAATACTATGACATAACTGACTGCTCCCTGATGTAGTGcactcgctcactcgctcactcactcactcactcactcactcactcactcacgcacgcacgcacgcacgcacgcactcacgcacgcacgcacgcacgcacgcacgcacgcacgcacgcacacacacacacacacacacagctatgtgCCAACAATTCTGGTTCTGTTGTGATCTCTCTGTGCTCCATGACCCCTAGCAGTCACCTGTGATGACTCAGCCAATAGCACAAGGCTGGTTCCAGTCACCTGTGATAACTAAACCAATAGCAGTCACCTGTGATGACTCAACCAATAGCACAAGGCTGGTTCCAGTCAGCTCAATGGTAACATGTCACAGACACCCACAGAGAGGTGGGACAAACCTTAAGACTTTCCCAGCCCCATAGGTAACACCAGGTCAGAACTAAAATAACTTGCACAGAGGGATAAATAAAGGGTTTTATTGTATAACATATTTTTCAAATGATAGATGAGGCTGGAAAACAATCAATAGTCTCACATATTATGATGCAGTGCTGCTATGTTTCGTGACATGGTTGTCCACTGGACTGTACTATCTATCAGTGGCAGAATGTTTCATGTGGGTGGGTGTGAGACTGTGCCTGTCGGGAAGTGAAGTGGTGTGAATACGTAACTCACTAATATCAACATTCTCCGATACATATTATATTTACGGTAACAGTAATTTAGTCCCAGGCGAACACATAGTCCCTGGTCCTTTTTTATATCCACTATAGGGCCTAGGCTATATCACCTGAAAGCAATATGTCAGAGCCTACCACAGAACTTACCAACTCAGCATTGTTTATTCTTTAAGAAATAAAACAACGCTAAGCAGACATCTATGTCGGTTTGAGGTGTGCAACCTAGGCCGAAAATGCAATGAGTCAAACATTGTGACTCAAGCTTTATTCATGCAAGCATGCCAAAGGTGTGGCAGTTTCCTGTGGCCAACTCCTGCTTTTTGACAGCGGCCAGGGTGTGTGTCTGCGCCTTTAAGAAAACAGAGCGCAAACTCTTCAGCTTGTGACGTGAACACGTTGGCTACGTTCTGTGGAGTGCGGGCAGGAAGAGAGCGCGCGGTGGCCACTCCACGAACACAGACATTGCACAAGGTTCAAAAAGCGGTGGAGCTCAACATGTCACATTTCTAATGCTGGGTCACGGTCGGAACCCATCTTACTCTCACACTGAACTTGCGAATTTGGGCTGAAAACTGCGTCCAGAGGCACAACGGCGTCGCTGCCTTCGGTTTGAAATACAGAGGGACTACTAGCGGACGGGGAGCGCTTTCGAGAGGAATCAGAGACGAGAGAGGGCTGTTTTCAGAACCATGAGAGAATACAAAGTAGTGGTGCTCGGATCCGGCGGAGTTGGAAAATCCGCATTGACTGTGCAATTCGTAACTGGATCCTTTATAGAGAAATATGATCCCACGATAGAGGATTTCTACCGAAAGGAGATCGAGGTGGACTCATCTCCTTCCGTTCTGGAGATACTGGACACGGCGGGGACCGAGCAGTTTGCCTCCATGCGAGACCTGTACATCAAAAACGGGCAGGGCTTCATCCTAGTCTACAGCTTGGTCAACCAACAAAGCTTCCAAGACATCAAACCAATGAGGGATCAGATCATTCGGGTGAAACGGAACGAGAGGGTGCCGATGATTCTGGTCGGGAATAAAGTGGACctggagggcgagagggaggtcTCGTCCGGGGAGGGGAAAGCGCTTGCGGATGAGTGGAATTGCCCGTTTATGGAAACTTCAGCCAAAAATAAAGGCTCAGTGGACGAACTGTTTGCAGAGATTGTCAGACAGATGAACTATGCTTCAGCACCAGGTGGAGACGACCAGTGCTGCTCGTCCTGTGTTATTATTTAAAAGGGGAATCTgagtgagaaaaaaaaaaaatcgttttttttttaaagtttgcaaATGGTGAGTTAGCCATTCCTAATATTAATGTAAAGTTAAACCAACAAGAATCGAGAACTAACAAGTTTAGCTTGAAGATAAAAACAGGCAATACTTTGGTGTTAACTGTCATTAGTATTGGAAAGTGTCGTACTACTTACTATGTGTTGCACACGCTTAGAAAATACAGAAATCTCATCGATACCAGTGTTTACATGGCAGAATACTTGAATGTTCTGGGAAAATAGTTACAATTTCAAACTGGCACTTGCATCCTTGGAAAACAGTTTGCCCGGTGCAATGTTGAGATGTTCTCTGAATCTTTCAACGCAAACGGACGTTCAATTTcaccatatatatttttttgtgttttgaGGTTGTGTTGCAGGGAGGCTGTACTGTTGAGTTCTTCTTCGTGGCTCACCCTGGGCTTGGACAGAATGAGGGGAGGAATTCcacaggggaggaggggagtggccATGCAGGGAGGGCTGGGGCCACTCTTCAGGAATTCCACTCTGCTggtgtttctttgcagcaaactCAATGTACACCATTGATGTCAACATAAATGTCAGATCTAGAGATCAGCTGAGTTAGAAACCCCGGTCTCTTGCACATTCAACTGTAACACATCCCCAACAGCAAAGACTTTGAGACTGGGACCTGAAACGCTATGGATATTTCTTTTTTGAAAAGTGGAGATGACTAGAAATGTATATTTGATTAATTGCTGCAcacttgttttttggggggggggttgagtgaCATTTCTCCCACCCTCATGGAGTCATGTTCTGTGGCCACAACACACAAAGTTGCTGTTTTTCAAAGTCAATGATGTAAGAATTGGACAGCATTTTTGTGGAGTGTTATGACGAGTGTCCCTcacctttttttttctctccttcaaCGTGTTCGAGGACCTTTACTTTAGTGACGGAGGACGGCGACCCGACCGCCCTCGCATCGAGTGCCTTTTCAAATTCAGTGCCAACCAGAGTGTCTCCACAAGAAACCCACCTGCTTTGGATAATCTCTTGGGGTGGGAGAAGAAGAAACAATGAAACAAAAAGCCTTTTGATAAAAGGAATGGTGGTTGTCTTTTtcgtttcgtttttttttttttttttgcaatttctCTCATGGGTTTGGCCAAATGTACATTGAAATACACAGGTACTGGAACCACTTGACCTAACCACACCAAACGCTTCTTCCAGACCACTTAAATCAAATGAGTTCTATgtttgtttttaaaagaaaatgtGATGTACCATTGAAAAATCTAACCCGATTGTAAGTTTAATTTCAGACCTTTTAACAGCTGtctgttttgttttcaaaatactTTTAATACAAATTGCATTTTTCTAAGACACattcttgttttctctctttgTACGTGTTGTTTCAGTTCTTTATCAGGTAAATCAAATCCACTATTGAGCAGGTTACCTAGGTTACCAGTGAGACAGTCTGCTCTCCAGGTTACCAGTGAGACAGTCTGCTCTCTAGGTTACCAGTGAGACAGTCTGCTCTCCAGGTTACCAGTGGGGCAGTCTGCTCTCTAGGTTACCAGTGGGGCAGTCTGCTCTACAGGTTACCAGTGGGGCAGTCTGCTCTACAGGTTACCAGTGAGACAGTCTGCTCTCCAGGTTACCAGTGAGACAGTCTGCTCTCTAGGTTACCAGTGAGACAGTCTGCTCTCCAGGTTACCAGTGAGACAGTCTGCTCTCTAGGTTACCAGTGGGACAGTCTGCTCTCTAGGTTACCAGTGAGAGTCTGCTCTCTAGGTTACCAgtgagacagtctgctgtctaggTTACCAGTGGGGCAGTCTGCTCTACAGGTTACCAGTGGGGCAGTCTGCTCTCTAGGTTACCAGTGGGGCAGTCTGCTCTCTAGGTTACCAGTGGGGCAGTCTGCTCTACAGGTTACCAGTGGGGCAGTCTGCTCTCCAGGTTACCAGTGGGACAGTCTGCTCTACAGGTTACCAGTGGGACAGTCTGCTGCTCCAGGTTACCAGTGGGACAGTCTGCTCTCTAGGTTACCAGTGGGGCAGTCTGCTCTCTAGGTTACCAGTGGGGCAGTCTGCTCTCTAGGTTACCAGTGGGGCAGTCTGCTCTCTAGGTTACCAGTGGGGCAGTCTGCTCTCTAGGTTACCAGTGGGGCAGTCTGCTCTCTAGGTTACCAGTGGGGCAGTCTGCTCTCTAGGTTACCAGTGGGGCAGTCTGCGCTCCAGGTTACCAGTGGGGCAGTCTGCGCTCCAGGTTACCAGTGGGGCAGTCTGCGCTCTAGGTTACCAGTcgggcagtctgctctctctaggtTACCAGTcgggcagtctgctctctctaggtTACCAGTCTggcagtctgctctctctaggtTACCAGTggggcagtctgctctctctaggtTACCAGTggggcagtctgctctctctaggtTACCAGTggggcagtctgctctctctaggtTACCAGTggggcagtctgctctctctaggtTACCAGTggggcagtctgctctctctaggtTACCAGTggggcagtctgctctctctaggtTACCAGTggggcagtctgctctctctaggtTACCAGTggggcagtctgctctctctaggtTACCAGTggggcagtctgctctctctaggtTACCAGTggggcagtctgctctctctaggtTACCAGTggggcagtctgctctctctaggtTACCAGTggggcagtctgctctctctaggtTACCAGTggggcagtctgctctctctaggtTACCAGTggggcagtctgctctctctaggtTACCAGTGGGGCAGTCACAGCTAAAATGTATACATGGGTTTGTAAACGGTGCCATTTTAATACTCTCATCAGTGATATAATGTAGAAATGAGGTCAAAGGTAACACTGAAGGTTGTGTCCAGTGAGAGGGAGTGGTAGTGTGAAGGTGGGAATAATGGAGGTGTGTTGGACAGTGAGGctgagctagagtggtgtttacCAACAGGGATTATCCTGATCTGACTGACTGCAGCACGGTGTGATCTGACTGCAGCACGGTGTGATCTGACTGACTGCAGCAGGATATAATCTGAACTGACTGCAGTAACACTGAAGTGTGATCTGGCTCACTGCAGCACGGTGTGATCTGGCTCACTGCAGCACGGTGTGATCTGGCTCACTGCAGCACGGTGTGATCTGGCTCACTGCAGCACGGTGTGATCTGGCTCACTGCAGCACGGTGTGATCTGGCTCACTGCAGCACGGTGTGATCTGGCTCACTGCAGCACGGTGTGATCTGACTGACTGCAGCACGGTGTGATCTGACTGACTGCAGCACGGTGTGATCTGACTGACTGCAGCACGGTGTGATCTGACTGACTGCAGCACGGTGTGATCTGTCTGACTGCAGCACGGTGTGATCTGTCTGACTGCAGCACGGTGTGATCTGACTGACTGCAGCACGGTGTGATCTGTCTGACTGCAGCACGGTGTGATCTGACTGCAGCACGGTATGATCTGACTGACTGCAGCACGGTATGATCTGGCTCACTGCAGCACGGTGTGATCTGGCTCACTGCAGCACGGTGTGATCTGACTGACTGCAGCACGGTGTGATCTGACTGACTGCAGCACGGTGTGATCTGACTGACTGCAGCACGGTTGTGATCTGACTGACTGCAGCACGGTGTGATCTGTCTGACTGCAGCACGGTGTGATCTGTCTGACTGCAGCACGGTGTGATCTGACTGACTGCAGCACGGTGTGATCTGTCTGACTGCAGCACGGTGTGATCTGACTGCAGCACGGTATGATCTGACTGACTGCAGCACGGTGTGATCTGACTGCAGCACGGTATGATCTGGCTCACTGCAGCACGGTATGATCTGGCTCACTGCAGCACGGTATGATCTGGCTCACTGCAGCACGGTGTGATCTGACTGCAGCACGGTATGATCTGGAACAAGGGAAACAACAAGACAATTGGTCTTccatgtgtgtgtacatatttGGGAGTGTGCATGCACCTCTGgatacgagtgtgtgtgtgtataaccatGCATGTGTAAACCTTTTCATATAGGTCTGTAGGTTGCTTAGTAGTTGACACAGGCCTTGTCATTTATCCTGTTCTGCCTTCAGTCTTGTGACCTAGGCTagagggattgtgtgtgtgtgtgtgtgtgtgtgtgtgtgtgtgtgtgtgtgtgtgtgtgtgtgtgtgtgtgtgtgtgtgtgtgtgtgtgtgtgtgtgtgtgtgtgtgtgtgtgtgtgtgagagagaaatgtCAGAGTTCCACACCATTCCTGCCAAAGTGTTTTTCCAACAGGCTGGGACCCAATAGTATATAAACAGACTTTACAAACAAGAGGTGAATATGCCTTGTCAATCTAATTGTCACATTGTGCCTTTTGTTGGTCTGGGATGTTGGTGTATGTTTTGTCGTCGGTGTGGGTTTTGTTGGTCTGTGATATCGGTGTGGGTTTTGTTGGTCTGGGATGTCTGTGTGGGTTTTGTTGGTCTGGGATGTCGGTGTGGGTTTTGTCGGTCTGGGATGTCGGTGTGGGTTTTGTCGGTCTGGGATGTCGGTGTGGGTTTTGTTGGTCTGGGATGTCGGTGTGGGTTTTGTTGGTCTGGGATGTCGGTGTGGGTTTTGTCGGTCTGGGATGTCTGTGTGGGTTTTGTTGGTCTGGGATGTCGGTGTGGGTTTTGTCGGTCTGGGATGTCGGTGTGGGTTTTGTTGGTCTGGGATGTCGGTGTGGGTTTTTGGTCTGGGATGTCTGTGTGGGTTTTGTTGGTCTGGGATGTCGGTGGGTTTTGGGTTGGGATGTCGGTGTGGGTTTTGTCGGTCTGGGATGTCGGTGTGGGTTTTGTCGGTCTGGGATGTCGGTCTGGGTTTTGTCGGTCTGGGATGTCGGTGTGGGATCTCGGTCTGGGATGTCGGTGTGGGTTTTGTCGGTCTGGGATGTCGGTGTGGGTTTTGTCGGTCTGGGATGTCGGTGTGGGTTTTGTCGGTCTGGGATGTCGGTGTGGGTTTTGTCGGTCTGGGATGTCGGTGTGGGTTTTGTCGGTGTGGGTTTTGTCGGTCTGGGATGTCGGTGTGGGTTTTGTCGGTCTGGGATGTCGGTGTGGGTTTTGTCGGTCTGGGATGTCGGTGTGGGTTTTGTGTGGGTTTTGTCGGTCTGGGATGTCGGTGTGGGTTTTGTCGGTTTTGTCGGTGTGGGTTTTGGGATCTCGGTCTGGGATGTTGGTGTGGGTTTTGTCGGTCTGGGATGTTGGTGTGGGTTTTGTCGGTCTGGGATGTTGGTGTGGGTTTTGTCGGTCTGGGATGTCGGTGTGGGTTTTGTCGGTCTGGGATGTCGGTGTGGGTTTTGTCGGTGTGGGTTTTGTCGGTCTGGGATGTCGGTGTGGGTTTTGTCGGTCTGGGATGTCGGTGTGGGTTTTGTCGGTCTGGGATGTCGGTGTGGGTTTTGTCGGTCTGGGATGTCGGTGTGGGTTTTGTCGGTGTGGGTTTTGTCGGTCTGGGGTTTTGTGGTGTGGGTTTTGTCGGTCTGGGAT
This DNA window, taken from Oncorhynchus gorbuscha isolate QuinsamMale2020 ecotype Even-year linkage group LG13, OgorEven_v1.0, whole genome shotgun sequence, encodes the following:
- the LOC123992501 gene encoding ras-related protein Rap-2b produces the protein MREYKVVVLGSGGVGKSALTVQFVTGSFIEKYDPTIEDFYRKEIEVDSSPSVLEILDTAGTEQFASMRDLYIKNGQGFILVYSLVNQQSFQDIKPMRDQIIRVKRNERVPMILVGNKVDLEGEREVSSGEGKALADEWNCPFMETSAKNKGSVDELFAEIVRQMNYASAPGGDDQCCSSCVII